The sequence AGTCGTGTTGTTAGCCTAAACCCATTGTGCGCTGAGGGTTAATTGAAAGTTagtataaatttaatttttttcatcaatagagCAGATGGTAGTACAGAAGTGAAATGGATGACGGGCGCGAATTTGGAGATGGAGAAATAGAAGTGCTTGTACATGACCTTTCCTCCTCAAGTCACTGAGTATTATGTTCCagaaaatatgtcgcagtatAGAGAAattatttccatcgaaaaggcgTGAAAGTTTGGTGGAGTTTTTTTTCCCGATATCCGAAATGGTGTACGAATGTTACGTATGCGACTGCAAAAGGCAATTGCGTGTTATGTAATTTGCGGTCATGGCGGAAGGCATGCATGAGAATCAGCCTGAATTACTTGCTCACTACGGTAAATCTTGCACTGGAACTGCGAAAAAGATAACTTCAaccaaaaacaagaaaacccgTTCAGCTACGGTCACTAGTGAACCGAGTGCTTCTGTTTCGAAAATACTTTCATCATTAGTAACTGCCATCAACAAAGCACAAACTGTTCAACCAGCCATGATCCCGAGATTGCGAACACcaatgaaaacgaaaagaaaacagaAACCACTCACAACAGTAGGTTTGAAAACAACAACACAGACGGCCCCTCGATCCTTGTTTGATGGACatggaagctcctcttctcCACGAAAAAGGTGGTTTTAACGAGAtccaataacaaaaaaataatccTATCTAAAATGAAaaggctcattcggccacgcaaataaaaatatttaatatatAAAAATAACTCACAAACGTACTTATATAAATCTATTATAAACAATTCTACGACAAATCCGAATTAGCAACTATCCAATCACGGAAGAATGTCACACGCGCATACACCGAGGGCATCCCAATCGAACAGCCGGATGCAGAACCGAATGACACGATACCGACCTGCAGGGAATCAGTATCCCTAACCGTAAGAGGACCACCAGAATCTCCGTTACACGACGAACGACCGCCGTCTCCCGACAAGCAAATGTTCTGATCTTGAATTAAGTTCTCGTTGCTGTTCCAGGTTTGTAAACAGTCAGCATTTGTCATAATTGGATTCCTGGTAAACATGACTACCGATGAGGTCGAGCCAGAATCCGTGGTACGTCCGAAGCCAGTCACGGTTCCGATAAATCCGGAGAAGGTACGATTATCACCGGCCACGGGAATGGAAGTTGGTTGGACACGTTTATTGAACTCGATAGCACTGTTCAGTCGCACTACTGCTATATCGTTTCGGATGTTGGTCCGATCATAACCAGAATGGATCACGATTCCACTGGTGCCAAAACCAATCCTCTGCTGTGAGTCCTCATTATGTGACCGATTATGAGCCCCGATAATGGCCGTTCCTCCAAGAGAATCTTGAACACAATGGGCTGCAGTCAGAATGTAGTAGTTGGTCAGAACCGAACCACCACACAAAGCAGTTCCTTCGGTAAACTGGATCAGCAATGCAATCTGGTAAGGAAACTCTCCTGGGACGGCCTCCTGTCCGTTGGTAATTCTGCTACAAGATGCGCTCGTATTTCGCAGGGCTTGCAACTCAGCGGGTAAACCGGCCCAGTAGTGATCAAATTCTTCGATCGGTCGAACTTGGGACCAATCGATATCAATCCATTTCGCTCTCGCTACCACCAGGTAAGTCACTATCAGCACCAAAGTCTTCATGTCGGATTAGATTAATAACTGCCGATGTCTGTTAATCGGTAAGTTCCTTTTATATTGTACTGACTTGGTGTTATCTTGGACCGATTCAGTCGCGATATAGGTAAGGGAAATTCAGTCGTAAGCTGGGTGTTGATGAAATTCTTATTGCTAGACTAATCGGTGAGAACACAGAAAAAATTTATGGGAGTTAAACAACATATAAATTGACGATCACGAATGTAATGAATAACTAAAGTGTGATTCGGAATCTGTACTAATGAACACACGACAAAGAATAATTTTAAACTTCAATTCCCACGGAAAGAGTCCAAAACTATGCTATATTTACAACTGTGAAGTATGAGAGATAACATCATACTCATATCTTTGGACGGTGcaatgaaaactaaagattagaTGTTTATTATATGGAGAGCTGCAATTCGTAGAAGATTAGCTTCCGTTCGAGATTATTGCCACTAGTGTTCAGTGTAAGTCGAGACTAAATACCCCCCGTTAACGATCACGAAGTTGGTCTAAAACCTTAGTGCTGACATGTAGTTGACATTGCGCGAGCGATTGTCAAATTTCTTTAGGAAGCTACGACCATTTGTAAAAACCGTCGAAGTGATAGGAAGCAAAGGAGATCAAGTAAAATTTCAGTAAAACTATAATTAATATATAttcttatataaaaaatttatttgtagcattgatttgaaaatttaaattgttcATTGAATTCTGTTCGAAAAATTGAATTGGAAACTAAATTGTGAGTaaattaaatgataaaaattaaaactatattaacaataaaattattcacaGCTTTAGCTGAATACTCTAAAATACGGGTGTTCTACTACGAGAATTCCGAAATCATCACGAACAGAAACTAAAGAATTTATCTAATAATATGGAACAACGTCGTCGATCGATTGTGCGACAAACACGTGCTGTTAGTAGAACAGTAGCGAAGGCTGCGAAACATAACCTCGCAAACAGAAAATTATCTCACGAGGGAGAAATTCTATATGATGCAACTTTTCAAGCAACAatgattgatgtggaacacggaAAAGATTATGACTGTGTTGGTTGCGAGCGTCCGAACAATGCAGAGTGGTACATGGTCCAGTGCAGAGACTGCGATCGATGGTATCACTTCACGTGTGCCAAAGTGAATACAGCTACCGTTCATACGTCAGTCTTTACGTGTGTATTGTGTGTGCCGCGGATTCCAGCTCCACCACCGAGCTCTGTCACAGGTCAGTCGAGTAGATCTAGCGCGAGGAAAGCGCGAATTGATCGGGAACTTGAACGCCTTGAAGAAGAGAAGCGAATGATGGATGATATGCAAAAGGAAAAGCTGGAGCAGGCCCAAGCATTGCTAGAAAAAGCCACACAGGAGAAACTTGAACGTACAAGGCAGTATATCGCTAAAAAGTATGACTTACGCAGCCTGCAGGATGAGAATGAGGAAATCTCTAGCATTCGCAGTTATGGTACAACCCGAACAATCGATCGAGTAGGAGATTGGGTAGACAACCAAGTCATTCGCCCGGGAGACCAGGCAAAGATAATTTCTGGATCTGACACAGGTGCTCAGACATTCACACCTACAGACACAGACTTGCCGTCTGCTTCAAATAGCAATAGCAACGAATGCAATTGTAAGTACAGATGCTTTTGGACAACCACCTAGCCATACAATATGTGAGACCGATCTGGAACCCCTTGTTGCTACAACGGGAAGCACCACGATTGAGGAGAAGTTAGACGAGGATTCAAATGTCGTTATCAAGGACAGATCGTACCATACGATTACTCCTATAATTTCGCACGTGGACATTCAGCCATTACTGTCTCTACTGGAAGAAGCAAAGGCGACCTCTAGTGAAATAGTATCTCAGAAACTAGGAAAACATGCGGAGTCATACGATAAATGGCGTAACAATAATATTGCGTTGCGGGAGCTAGAGTTGCAACACCAGAAAGAAAATGATATTCGTCGGAAGCGAGAACTGGTActaatagaaaaaatcaaatctctGGAGGTGCAGCGAGAACAATATGAACTCGATCTACAGCGACGAGAAGATGAGCTTAAGTCACAGTGGCGAAATTTTCGAGAAGTACAAGAGATTCGAGAAGGACGACAGCAACAGCAGTTGATCGAAAAGGATAATGAGCTTCGACGTGTACATGAATCAGAAGAAGGATTTAGAAAGCAattgaatcaactaattcataaGGGTCAACTGCAACAGATGAACGATGAGGGAGTCGATGCATTACCGATATTGGAAGAATTGCCGGAAACACTTCGCGAGAGCTGTACATTATCGAAGACACTTCCTCATCTGAATTCAAATAAGGTGATGTCTGATCAGCGGTCGTACTCGGAAGCTATTGTCTCAGGATTCAACGAGGATTGGTACAACAAAGAGATCGAGAAACTTCATCATTGCCGAAGACAGAATGCGGAAACAGAATCGAATTTCAGTTCTGCATCAAAAACGGTTAGTGTTGAATTTTCCAATGCTCCTCCTATTACAATGCCAAATAAATGCAGTCCCTTATATAAAAATCAACCGGTTAGCCCTTCATTAATCGCTACCCCGATGGGAGGTCGTACGAACCATTCATACAATATACCCTGCCCTAATGTTGCCCCCCAACCTCCACCAGCTGGTGTTTGTAACATATCACCCAAGCAGTGGTTGCCTTATTCCGCTGAGTCAATAAAAAATTTACCAGGAGTAACAGTTGGTCCATCATCACAACAGCTTGCTGCGAGGCATGTTGTTTCTAAAGAACTGCCTACGTTCACTGGAGATCCAGTCGATTGACCTCTTTTCATTAGTAGCTATCAACATTCAACACAAGCCTGCGGGTTTTCAGATTCCGAGAACTTGTTAAGACTCCAACGCTGTCTCAAAGGTTGTGCAAAAGAAGCTGTAAGTAGTTTCTTGTTACATCCTTCGACTGTCTCTCAGGTTATTTCAACACTCCAAATTCTGTATGGACGTCCAGAACAAATAGTGCAGAATTTGATCATGAAGGTGCGCACGACTCCTGCTCCGAAGGTAGATAAAATGGATTCGTTGATAAGTTTTGGGTTGGTGGTACAAAATCTTTGTGGACATCTAAAGGCAGTCGGACTCGATAAGCACTTATCCAATCCAATGCTTTTACAGGAATTGGTTGAAAAGCTCCCAGCAACCGTTAAATTTAATTGGGCTCTATACCAACAGCAACTTACCACTGTTGATTTGAGCAGCTTCAGCGAATACATGGCGAAGGTGGCATCAGCGACAAGCAGTGTGGTATTCGTTTCCGGTAGTACGGCGAAGGTGCCACGAGAAGAAACCAAAGGCAGACAATCAAGAGAGAAGGTTTATGTTAATGCACATTCGGTGGATCAGGTACCTCTAGCAGTTAAAGGTAGACAAAATTTTAGTATGCATCGCGAGAAGAAAACGGACATAACAACATGTCCTGTTTGTGGTGGAGAAAACCATCAAGCTAGCAACTGTGCTACTTTCAAGAAATTGACTATAGATGATAGATGGAATATTGTTAAAGATCGTAAACTTTGCAGACGTTGTCTTACACCGCACACACGTTGGCCATGTAGAGGCGAGATGTGTGGTATAAACAGCTGTCATAAACGACACCATCGGCTTCTGCACTATGACCAACCGAATGTCGAATTCAAATCGAAGGgatcaacgtcatctggaactgTAACCATACATCGCCAAATTTCATCTTCCACACTGTTTCGTATATTGCCCGTAACGTTATTTGGATGCAGAGGACAAGTAAATACGTTCGCCTTTTTGGATGATGGGTCATCAGTGACATTAGTAGAAAAGGCGATTGCGGACACACTGGGAGTTCATGGCAAACCGGAATCACTTTGTATTCAGTGGACGAGTGGTAttaacaaaaaatattcaaatacggAGCGAGTGAATTTGGATATTGCAGGTATGGGCAGCAAAAAACGATTGATTGCATCTGATGTTTATACAGTTGAACATCTTGGCTTGCCAGAGCAAACACTGAATTACGATGAGATGGCCAAAGAATACAATCATTTGAGAGGACTTCCTATAAGTAGTTTTCAGTGTGCGGTACCAGGTATACTCATTGGCTTAAGCAATACACATTTATTGGCGACACTTAAGCTGCGTGAAGGTAGACTACATGAGCCTATTGCTGCGAAGACTCGCATCGGTTGGGCGGTATTTGGAAATCAACATAGTGGCAAATTTTCTGATGCAAATAATTTCACACATCGGCAGATGCACATATGCTCCAAAACATCGGACGACGATCTTCATAAGCTCGTTCGTGGGTTTTTCTCCGTTGATAGTCTTGGCGTAGTAGCAGCGCCAACTGTAGAAAGTTCAGACGATCAAAGAGCGCGGAAAATATTACAAGATACGACCGTTCGTACCAAAAATGGAAGGTTTTCCACTGGGCTGCTTTGGAAGCACGATTTCATCGAGTTTCCGGATAGTCGTCCAATGGCGGTGAAGCGTTTAATATGCTTGGAAAAACGATTAACAAAGAACCCTCAGCTATACGATAACGTCCGCCAACAGATTAACGATTTTCAGCAGAAGGGGTACGCGCACAAGGCAACCGCTGATGAATTGTCTCGTTACGATCCACTTCGTACTTGGTATTTACCACTAGGAGTAGTTCTGAGTCCAAGAAAACCTGGAAAAGTTAGGCTAATCTGGGATGCAGCGGCAAAAGTGAACGGCGTATCATTGAATACAAAACTCCTGAAAGGACCAGATTTACTAACACCCTTACTATCAGTATTGTTTCAGTACAGGCAACGAAAGGTGGCCATTTGCGCTGATATTAAGGAAATGTTCCACCAGATTCTAATACGAGAGGAGGACCGTAGTGCACAACTTTTTCTGTGGCGCGATGACAAGGATAGTCCTATGGAGACTATGGTTACTGATGTGGCGATTTTTGGAGCGACGTGTTCACCAGCGCAATCACAATATGTGAAGAATTTAAACGCCTCAGAAAATGAAAGCAATCACCCGAGAGCCGCAGAGGCTATAAAATATCGACATTATGTTGATGATTATCTTGAGAGCGTTGATACCGCAGACGAAGCCGTTGAGCTGGCGCTGGAGGTAACAAAGGTGCACGCAAAAGCTGGATTTCTGATTCGAAACTGGATTTCAAATGAACGAAGTGTGATGGAAAAGATTGGAGAAGTTAATCCGACTACcgttaaaatttttgttggtAATAAAGAAACTGATTCCGAAAGATTACTTGGATTGATATGGCGGCCAGAAGAAGATGCTTTCTCCTTTTCTTTAACGTTTCGTGAAGAGACCCGGAGATTGATAGAAGAAAAAATCGTTCCAACCAAAAGAGAGTTATTACGAGTAGTGATGAGTCTCTATGACCCACTTGGCCTTATAGCGGCCTTTGTAATACACGGAAAAATCATCATGCAAGAGGTCTGGCGTTCTCGTACTGATTGGGATGAACAAATTCCAGAGAATTTGTTCCTGCGTTGGAAACAATGGTTGGCAGTGCTCAAAATTATTGAGCGTATCAATATTTCTCGTTGCTACTTTCCAGGGTACAGTGACGACGGTTTTGATTCATTGGGGCTGCATGTGTTTGTTGATGCGAGCGAACAAGCATACGCCGCAGTAGCCTATCTCAGAATGGTTGATCGAACGAAAGTACGATGTGTTTTGGTTGCTTCAAAGACTAAAGTGGCTCCATTACAGGCTTTATCAATCCCGAAACTAGAACTGCAAGCAGCTGTACTCGGTGCTCGATTGAGAAAAACTATTGAGGAGAAACACACGTTGCGTATAAAGCATATCTTCTGCTGGACGGATTCCTCTACAGTAATGTCCTGGATTCAATCGGACTTACGTCGTTATCGGCCATACGTAGCATTTCGAGTTAATGAAATATTGAGTTTGTCCAGTATTCGAGAGTGGAGGTGGGTACCAACAAGATTGAACGTCGCAGACGAAGCCACAAAGTGGGGCAAAGGTCCATCGTTCGATCCTAAAAGTCGGTGGTACAGAGGCCCGGAATTTCTTTATGATGCTGAAACAGAGTGGCCAAAGGATTGCCGAAAAATCGAAGAAACGGAGGAGGAGCTTCGACCTGCTTTCGTTTTCACGCACCACGTTATTAATCCTGCTGTTGCATTGGGTAGGTTCTCTAAATGGGAACGCTTACTGCGGTGTATTGCTTATGTACATCGGTATATCGGTAACTGTCGTCGAGCCAATTTGAAATTACCGCGGGAAACAGGAGTATTAACTAGTGAAGAACTGAAAATGGCGGAACGTAGCTTATGGCGTTTAGCGCAATCGGAAGAGTTTCTCGATGAGGTCGCAATTTTAAAATGGAATCAGCAGAAACCAAAAGAGGACCAAAGACCGTTAGAAAGGAATAGTACGATCGCTCATGCAACTCCAGCTCTCGATGAATTCGAAATCATGCGAGTAGATGGACGAACGGAAAATGCAGATTATCTCTCCTATGATGCAAAATACCCTATCATATTGCCGAAGAATCACCGTGTAACCAAATTGTTACTGGATTGGTACCATCGAAAGTTCCGGCATGCTAACGAAGAGACTGTTTTGAATGAGATCAAACAACGATTCTACATTCCACGATTACGGGTACTTGTGCGACTCACTAGGAAAAATTGCATGTGGTGTCGGGTACAAAAAACAGTTCCAGTTGTTCCTAAAATGGGACCATTACCTCGAGTTCGATTATCGCCATTCCTGAGGCCATTTACGTTCGTCGGAATTGATTATTT comes from Malaya genurostris strain Urasoe2022 chromosome 3, Malgen_1.1, whole genome shotgun sequence and encodes:
- the LOC131434496 gene encoding brachyurin-like; translated protein: MKTLVLIVTYLVVARAKWIDIDWSQVRPIEEFDHYWAGLPAELQALRNTSASCSRITNGQEAVPGEFPYQIALLIQFTEGTALCGGSVLTNYYILTAAHCVQDSLGGTAIIGAHNRSHNEDSQQRIGFGTSGIVIHSGYDRTNIRNDIAVVRLNSAIEFNKRVQPTSIPVAGDNRTFSGFIGTVTGFGRTTDSGSTSSVVMFTRNPIMTNADCLQTWNSNENLIQDQNICLSGDGGRSSCNGDSGGPLTVRDTDSLQVGIVSFGSASGCSIGMPSVYARVTFFRDWIVANSDLS
- the LOC131434368 gene encoding uncharacterized protein LOC131434368 — translated: MIDVEHGKDYDCVGCERPNNAEWYMVQCRDCDRWYHFTCAKVNTATVHTSVFTCVLCVPRIPAPPPSSVTGQSSRSSARKARIDRELERLEEEKRMMDDMQKEKLEQAQALLEKATQEKLERTRQYIAKKYDLRSLQDENEEISSIRSYGTTRTIDRVGDWVDNQVIRPGDQTQTCRLLQIAIATNAIVSTDAFGQPPSHTICETDLEPLVATTGSTTIEEKLDEDSNVVIKDRSYHTITPIISHVDIQPLLSLLEEAKATSSEIVSQKLGKHAESYDKWRNNNIALRELELQHQKENDIRRKRELVLIEKIKSLEVQREQYELDLQRREDELKSQWRNFREVQEIREGRQQQQLIEKDNELRRVHESEEGFRKQLNQLIHKGQLQQMNDEGVDALPILEELPETLRESCTLSKTLPHLNSNKVMSDQRSYSEAIVSGFNEDWYNKEIEKLHHCRRQNAETESNFSSASKTVISTLQILYGRPEQIVQNLIMKVRTTPAPKVDKMDSLISFGLVVQNLCGHLKAVGLDKHLSNPMLLQELVEKLPATVKFNWALYQQQLTTVDLSSFSEYMAKVASATSSVVFVSGSTAKVPREETKGRQSREKVYVNAHSVDQVPLAVKGRQNFSMHREKKTDITTCPVCGGENHQASNCATFKKLTIDDRWNIVKDRKLCRRCLTPHTRWPCRGEMCGINSCHKRHHRLLHYDQPNVEFKSKGSTSSGTVTIHRQISSSTLFRILPVTLFGCRGQVNTFAFLDDGSSVTLVEKAIADTLGVHGKPESLCIQWTSGINKKYSNTERVNLDIAGMGSKKRLIASDVYTVEHLGLPEQTLNYDEMAKEYNHLRGLPISSFQCAVPGILIGLSNTHLLATLKLREGRLHEPIAAKTRIGWAVFGNQHSGKFSDANNFTHRQMHICSKTSDDDLHKLVRGFFSVDSLGVVAAPTVESSDDQRARKILQDTTVRTKNGRFSTGLLWKHDFIEFPDSRPMAVKRLICLEKRLTKNPQLYDNVRQQINDFQQKGYAHKATADELSRYDPLRTWYLPLGVVLSPRKPGKVRLIWDAAAKVNGVSLNTKLLKGPDLLTPLLSVLFQYRQRKVAICADIKEMFHQILIREEDRSAQLFLWRDDKDSPMETMVTDVAIFGATCSPAQSQYVKNLNASENESNHPRAAEAIKYRHYVDDYLESVDTADEAVELALEVTKVHAKAGFLIRNWISNERSVMEKIGEVNPTTVKIFVGNKETDSERLLGLIWRPEEDAFSFSLTFREETRRLIEEKIVPTKRELLRVVMSLYDPLGLIAAFVIHGKIIMQEVWRSRTDWDEQIPENLFLRWKQWLAVLKIIERINISRCYFPGYSDDGFDSLGLHVFVDASEQAYAAVAYLRMVDRTKVRCVLVASKTKVAPLQALSIPKLELQAAVLGARLRKTIEEKHTLRIKHIFCWTDSSTVMSWIQSDLRRYRPYVAFRVNEILSLSSIREWRWVPTRLNVADEATKWGKGPSFDPKSRWYRGPEFLYDAETEWPKDCRKIEETEEELRPAFVFTHHVINPAVALGRFSKWERLLRCIAYVHRYIGNCRRANLKLPRETGVLTSEELKMAERSLWRLAQSEEFLDEVAILKWNQQKPKEDQRPLERNSTIAHATPALDEFEIMRVDGRTENADYLSYDAKYPIILPKNHRVTKLLLDWYHRKFRHANEETVLNEIKQRFYIPRLRGTDTKRCYKSHENSPE